In Bacteroidota bacterium, one DNA window encodes the following:
- a CDS encoding DUF86 domain-containing protein, translating to MNDQLKKYLFDIKEAILSIESYFQGKKQFDIYSKEKMLRRAVERELEIIGEAINRLDRIDSSIEISGKNQIIGMRNRVIHGYDKVDDEIIWGIIIKNLPVLKKKVDDLLNA from the coding sequence ATGAATGATCAATTAAAAAAGTATCTATTTGATATAAAAGAGGCCATTTTGTCCATTGAATCTTATTTTCAAGGCAAGAAACAATTTGATATATACTCAAAAGAAAAAATGTTGCGAAGAGCTGTTGAACGGGAGCTTGAAATTATTGGGGAGGCCATCAACCGCTTAGACAGGATTGATTCTTCAATTGAGATTTCCGGTAAAAATCAGATTATTGGAATGAGAAACAGGGTCATTCATGGTTATGATAAAGTTGACGACGAAATAATCTGGGGTATAATCATAAAGAACTTGCCTGTATTGAAGAAGAAAGTAGATGACCTATTAAATGCATAG